A single Ferrovibrio sp. MS7 DNA region contains:
- a CDS encoding DMT family transporter: MSDLPASTTAPGANTLPRAMALMLISCMCFTAMHGAIGRVTQEVHPFEAAFFRNLFGLLVLMPAIIKANFAPFRTTKLHLHAIRGLANGTSMLMFFSSLAITPLAEVTALGYAAPLFATIGAAIVLREKIRARRIAALVVGFIGMVVVLRPGFGTIGTGQLLVLGATVLWAVSVVDIKILSRTDSSLTIATYMVVFILPISLVAALPHWQTPTLNQLIWLFFIGALGSGGQLLYTEAMRLGETSVLMPLDFTKLIFASLLGFFAFAQVPDMWTWIGGTIIFASTVYISYREHQIAKAAARH; encoded by the coding sequence ATGTCCGATCTTCCCGCCAGTACCACCGCGCCGGGCGCCAACACGTTGCCCCGGGCGATGGCACTCATGCTGATTTCCTGCATGTGCTTCACGGCCATGCATGGCGCGATCGGCCGGGTGACGCAAGAGGTTCACCCCTTCGAGGCGGCGTTCTTCCGCAACCTGTTCGGCCTGCTGGTGCTGATGCCGGCGATCATCAAGGCCAATTTCGCGCCCTTCCGCACCACCAAGCTGCACCTGCACGCCATCCGTGGCTTGGCCAACGGCACCTCGATGCTGATGTTCTTCTCCAGCCTGGCGATCACGCCGCTGGCGGAAGTGACCGCCCTGGGCTATGCCGCACCGCTGTTTGCCACCATTGGCGCCGCCATCGTGCTGCGCGAGAAGATCCGCGCCCGCCGCATCGCCGCCCTGGTGGTCGGCTTCATCGGCATGGTCGTGGTGCTGCGTCCCGGCTTCGGCACCATCGGCACCGGCCAGTTGCTGGTGCTCGGCGCCACCGTGCTATGGGCGGTCTCGGTGGTGGACATCAAGATCCTGTCGCGCACGGATTCGAGCCTGACCATCGCCACCTATATGGTGGTGTTCATCCTGCCGATCAGTCTGGTCGCCGCCCTGCCGCACTGGCAGACCCCGACCCTGAACCAGCTTATCTGGCTGTTCTTCATCGGCGCGCTCGGCTCCGGCGGCCAGTTGCTCTACACCGAGGCGATGCGGCTCGGCGAAACCTCGGTACTGATGCCGCTGGACTTCACCAAGCTGATTTTTGCCAGTCTGCTGGGCTTCTTCGCCTTCGCCCAGGTGCCCGATATGTGGACCTGGATCGGCGGCACGATCATTTTCGCCAGCACGGTCTACATTTCCTATCGCGAACACCAGATCGCCAAGGCTGCGGCGCGCCATTAA
- a CDS encoding ABC transporter ATP-binding protein has protein sequence MAEDHILTTEGLTKEFAGFVAVKDVNLRVKRHTIHALIGPNGAGKTTCFNLLTKFLPLTRGKISYNGRDISAQKPADIARSGMVRSFQISAVFPHLSLIENVRVALQRPLGTSFHFWRSQDSLNALNARAEELLEAVGLAEYRHLTAVELPYGRKRALEIATTLALEPEMMLLDEPMAGMGHEDIEKISDLIKRVAKNRTVLMVEHNLSVVAKLSDTITVLRRGEILAEGNYDTVSRNPEVIEAYMGTGHG, from the coding sequence ATGGCCGAAGACCATATTCTTACGACCGAAGGGCTGACCAAGGAATTCGCCGGCTTTGTGGCGGTGAAGGACGTCAATCTCCGGGTCAAGCGCCATACGATTCATGCGCTGATCGGCCCGAACGGCGCCGGCAAGACCACCTGTTTCAACCTGCTGACCAAATTCCTGCCGCTGACGCGCGGCAAGATCAGCTACAACGGCCGCGACATCTCGGCCCAGAAGCCGGCTGATATCGCCCGCTCCGGCATGGTGCGCTCCTTCCAGATTTCCGCCGTTTTCCCGCATCTGTCGCTGATCGAGAATGTGCGCGTGGCGCTGCAGCGGCCGCTTGGCACCTCGTTCCATTTCTGGCGCTCTCAGGACAGCCTGAATGCGCTGAACGCCCGCGCCGAGGAATTGCTGGAAGCGGTCGGCCTGGCGGAATACCGCCACCTCACCGCCGTCGAACTGCCCTATGGCCGCAAGCGCGCGCTCGAAATCGCCACCACCCTGGCGCTCGAGCCGGAGATGATGCTGCTGGACGAGCCTATGGCCGGCATGGGCCATGAAGATATCGAGAAGATCTCCGACCTGATCAAGCGCGTGGCGAAGAACCGCACCGTGCTGATGGTGGAGCATAACCTGAGCGTGGTGGCCAAGCTGTCGGACACCATCACGGTGTTGCGGCGCGGCGAGATTCTGGCCGAAGGCAACTACGACACCGTCTCGCGCAACCCCGAAGTGATCGAAGCCTATATGGGGACCGGCCATGGCTGA
- a CDS encoding ABC transporter ATP-binding protein, with product MAEPQLNVKGLQGFYGESHILHGMEFNVSKGEVVTLLGRNGAGKTTTMKAVMGMLAQRSGSVSFEGKELINLPSNEIARQGLAFCPEERGIFSSLNVYENLTLPPVVKPGGMSLEDIYQIFPNLKERLKSQGTKLSGGEQQMLAIGRILRTGATFLLLDEPTEGLAPVIVQQIGAMIRLLKQKGFTVLLVEQNFRFASTVADRHYVVEHGKVIDMIPNDQIAANTQKLEQYLGV from the coding sequence ATGGCTGAGCCGCAGCTTAACGTCAAAGGCCTGCAGGGCTTCTACGGCGAAAGCCACATCCTGCACGGCATGGAATTCAACGTCTCCAAGGGCGAGGTGGTGACGCTGCTGGGCCGCAACGGCGCCGGCAAGACCACGACCATGAAGGCCGTGATGGGCATGCTGGCGCAGCGCTCCGGCTCGGTGAGCTTCGAGGGCAAGGAGCTGATCAACCTGCCCTCCAACGAGATCGCGCGTCAGGGCCTCGCCTTCTGCCCCGAGGAGCGCGGCATCTTCTCCAGCCTGAATGTCTACGAGAACCTCACGCTGCCGCCGGTGGTGAAGCCGGGCGGCATGAGCCTCGAGGACATCTATCAGATCTTTCCGAACCTGAAGGAACGCCTGAAAAGCCAGGGCACCAAGCTGTCGGGCGGTGAGCAGCAGATGCTCGCCATTGGCCGCATCCTGCGCACCGGCGCCACCTTCCTGTTGCTGGACGAACCGACCGAGGGCCTCGCCCCGGTCATCGTGCAGCAGATCGGCGCCATGATCCGTCTGCTCAAGCAGAAGGGCTTCACGGTGCTGCTGGTGGAGCAGAATTTCCGCTTCGCCAGTACCGTCGCCGACCGTCATTACGTGGTCGAGCACGGCAAGGTGATCGACATGATCCCCAATGATCAGATCGCCGCAAACACGCAGAAACTCGAACAGTATCTCGGGGTTTAA
- a CDS encoding ABC transporter substrate-binding protein, producing the protein MRLKHLFATAAAVLTAGAANAQITDNVIKLGVLNDQSGLYADVSGPGGTWSARKAVADSGIEARGFKVEVVFADHQNKPDVGSNIARQWLDVDKVDAIVDVPTSSVALAINQITKEKNKVFLNSGAASSDLTGAQCSPNTAHWTYDTWALANGTGKAIVQNGGKTWYFVTADYAFGHALERDTGNVVKANGGTVVGAVRHPFPGTDFSSFLLQAQASKAQIVAFANAGGDTINSIKQAAEFGIVEGGQKLAGMLMFDTDIHSLGLKTAQGLNFTTAWYWDANDNNRAFAKEFAAANGGKYPTMVHAGIYSAVIHYLKAVEALKSDADGAKVVSKMKEMPSDDKLFGKGTLREDGRHIHPMYLVEVKKPSESKYAWDYLKVVGTIPADQAFRPLADGGCPMVKKS; encoded by the coding sequence ATGCGTTTGAAGCATTTGTTCGCCACGGCCGCTGCCGTGCTTACTGCCGGTGCCGCCAATGCCCAGATCACCGACAACGTGATCAAGCTCGGCGTGCTGAATGACCAGTCCGGCCTCTATGCCGACGTGTCCGGTCCGGGCGGCACCTGGTCGGCCCGCAAGGCGGTTGCCGATTCCGGCATCGAAGCCCGCGGCTTCAAGGTCGAAGTCGTGTTCGCCGACCACCAGAACAAGCCGGACGTCGGCTCCAACATCGCCCGCCAGTGGCTGGACGTTGACAAGGTGGATGCCATCGTCGACGTGCCGACCTCCTCGGTGGCGCTGGCGATCAACCAGATCACCAAGGAAAAGAACAAGGTGTTCCTGAATTCCGGCGCCGCGTCGTCGGACCTCACCGGCGCGCAGTGCTCGCCGAACACCGCGCACTGGACCTACGACACCTGGGCGCTGGCCAACGGCACCGGCAAGGCCATCGTGCAGAATGGTGGCAAGACCTGGTACTTCGTGACCGCTGACTACGCCTTCGGCCATGCCCTGGAGCGTGATACCGGCAACGTCGTGAAGGCAAATGGCGGCACCGTGGTTGGCGCCGTGCGCCATCCCTTCCCGGGCACCGACTTCTCGTCCTTCCTGCTGCAGGCGCAGGCCTCGAAGGCGCAGATCGTTGCTTTCGCCAATGCCGGCGGCGACACCATCAACTCGATCAAGCAGGCGGCTGAATTCGGCATCGTCGAAGGCGGCCAGAAGCTGGCCGGCATGCTTATGTTCGACACCGACATTCATTCGCTGGGCCTCAAGACCGCCCAGGGTTTGAACTTCACCACCGCCTGGTACTGGGATGCCAACGACAACAACCGCGCCTTCGCCAAGGAATTCGCGGCGGCCAATGGCGGCAAGTACCCGACCATGGTGCATGCTGGCATCTACTCGGCGGTGATCCACTACCTGAAGGCCGTGGAAGCGCTGAAGAGCGATGCCGACGGCGCCAAGGTGGTGAGCAAGATGAAGGAAATGCCGAGCGACGATAAGCTGTTCGGCAAGGGTACGCTGCGCGAGGACGGCCGCCACATCCATCCGATGTATCTGGTGGAAGTGAAGAAGCCCTCCGAGTCCAAGTATGCGTGGGACTATCTGAAGGTGGTCGGCACC